TTCCAACAGAACTATATACACAGCCACAGTTTTTAGAGAATGCTACAAAGCTGAATAAAAAACTAAAAACTTTGTCTAGAAAGAAATTGTCAGAGCTTATGAAGATTTCTCCGGATTTAGCGGCTCTTAATTATGAACGAAACCAAGTTTGGAATCCTGATTTTACACCCGAAAACGCGAAACAAGCTGTTTTTGCTTTTACCGGTGAAGTTTATAGAGGGCTTGATGCAAATACAATAGAGGAAAGTAAGTTACCGTTCTTACAGGAGAATTTGAGGATTTTATCAGGGCTATATGGTTTATTAAAACCATTAGATTTAATGCAGCCGTATCGTTTAGAAATGGGTACAAAACTTAAGGTAGGTAGAGCAGAGAACTTGTATAAGTTTTGGGGAAATACTATTGCAGAAACATTAAATGAAGAGATAAGCGACACTGAATTGTTTGTCAATTTAGCGAGTGCAGAATATTTCAAAGTTATTCCTAAAAAGGTGTTAAAAGTACCAATGATAACTCCTGTTTTTAAAGATTTTAAAAACGGACAATATAAAACTATAATGACCTTTGCTAAGAAAGCCAGAGGGCTAATGGTTCGTTATATTGTAGATCATAATATAACAACATTAGAAGGGTTAAAAGCATTTGATGTAGATGGTTATGGCTTTTCTCAAGAAATGTCAACAGAGCTTGAATTAGTATTTACAAGATAGTTGTGTGAAACGAGTTTTAAAGAAATTAACAGCTATAAGTGTTTTTTTGTTAATCATAACTTTAATATGTAATAAGGTTGTGATTAACAACGCTCTTGACAGGCTTTATTCAACTACTGCAAACATTCCGAAAAATAAAGTTGGTTTGCTCTTAGGAACCTCAAAGTACTTAATTGATGGAAGAATCAACTTGTATTATAAATTTAGACTTGATGCTGCGGTAGAACTTTATCAGGCTAAAAAGATTGATTTCATTGTTGTAAGTGGAGATAATGGTAGTAAAAGTTATGACGAACCAACTACTTTCAAAGAAGACTTAATAAAGGCAGGTATTCCAGAGCATAGAATATATTTAGACTATGCAGGTTTTAGAACACTTGATTCAATCGTAAGAATCAAAGAAATTTTTAAACAAAGTTCGATCACTATTATTTCGCAAAAATTCCATAATGAAAGAGCTTTATATTTAGCCGATAACTACAACATCGAAGCAGTTGGGTTCAATGCAAGAGGTATTTCTGGTGGATATGCTTTTAAGGTAACTATTAGAGAATATTTAGCCAGAGTAAAACTGTTTATTGATATATTTTTTAATACACAACCTAAATTTTTAGGTAAACCTGTTGTCATTCCTTAACAGTCAGCTAAACCTACAGTAATAGCTAAACCACCTTCAGAAGTTTCTTTATAGTTACGATTCATATCTTTAGCTGTTTCCCACATAGTGTCAATTACTTTGTCTAAAGGTACTTTAGATTCCTTAGGATTAGTTTCTAAGGCCAATTCTGCAGCGTTTATAGCTTTGATAGCTCCCATAGCATTTCGTTCAATACAAGGTACTTGTACAAGTCCACCGATAGGGTCACAGGTTAACCCTAAGTGATGTTCCATAGCAATCTCTGCAGCAACTAAACATTGTGAAGGAGTTCCTCCTAAAAGTTCTGTTAAAGCCGCCGCGGCCATAGCAGAAGATACACCAATTTCAGCTTGACATCCACCCATAGCAGCTGAAATCGTTGCGTTTTTCTTAAAAATACTTCCTATTTCACCCGCTGTAAGTAAAAATTTTCGGATATGTTCC
The sequence above is a segment of the Tenacibaculum sp. 190130A14a genome. Coding sequences within it:
- a CDS encoding vancomycin high temperature exclusion protein; this encodes MKRVLKKLTAISVFLLIITLICNKVVINNALDRLYSTTANIPKNKVGLLLGTSKYLIDGRINLYYKFRLDAAVELYQAKKIDFIVVSGDNGSKSYDEPTTFKEDLIKAGIPEHRIYLDYAGFRTLDSIVRIKEIFKQSSITIISQKFHNERALYLADNYNIEAVGFNARGISGGYAFKVTIREYLARVKLFIDIFFNTQPKFLGKPVVIP
- the yaaA gene encoding peroxide stress protein YaaA; the encoded protein is MKIIISPAKSLDFESKVPTELYTQPQFLENATKLNKKLKTLSRKKLSELMKISPDLAALNYERNQVWNPDFTPENAKQAVFAFTGEVYRGLDANTIEESKLPFLQENLRILSGLYGLLKPLDLMQPYRLEMGTKLKVGRAENLYKFWGNTIAETLNEEISDTELFVNLASAEYFKVIPKKVLKVPMITPVFKDFKNGQYKTIMTFAKKARGLMVRYIVDHNITTLEGLKAFDVDGYGFSQEMSTELELVFTR